One Pectinophora gossypiella chromosome 25, ilPecGoss1.1, whole genome shotgun sequence DNA window includes the following coding sequences:
- the LOC126378034 gene encoding uncharacterized protein LOC126378034 codes for MWRVWLVVSISTVTWSQETHTRVTQHGGTFEWGWQQRQANNGDPSATVGHYYVKLPQSEQQVRYTADGTGYHGAVAITTGDHLHGHSQSFALGPRALEIHAQAQNQHNVTQLLPQADQPRNSPVDIYLLHQQFPPPSLVNEQLIAPHPNLVQFIPQPPTNYYNPNPTQVNFNVQTQHVQTNERKEGNYEILYENESSTPLPREGINEQKVDYSNNVVQVFKDTNCTHDEDKGKGEIKAKTTKLFAQSSARESKNINGNFGAKQVTQRPLTYRGAVHFKVEPPRENSRSERYYYNTDSPTTSTNERYYYTTDSSSTPSDEQYYYSTISSTPRTTTEDERISRLVASTQDLITNEDLLKINHAAEKSVGINTDDVLKPRSRYSLRAQESRYSQTPRSKITVKAKIGNIVDSEIEHVENDNTKEHVLQTSSDQYKFASPIVVQDSQYEDYKEQIVNNLVSTMVPYIEDGYEIVGVRDGNQSYGIINSNNNEHQNTDENMVNVTPRPLGQKYLAPITVALRLLNANDTESLNFIDDHETSDTELYSETVEKPHNEKTVVEIQKSVPVSITHINDVEVHQYLEEGRSNQKGPMDYMKTLYNKYVESLGAKNTQSNVNDILHKYNGEKNYENPDKYEKNQGSGENLDTSENIQSEVQVRPNDLDTENERKEYIRDYYDYESDNRKIIQPIIIEKEVPVTQFVDRYIEKQVPYPSPVEVQVPVDRPVAVPVPYEKIVERPYEVTRYVDKPYPVEVPKPYPVEVKVPYPVEQKIYVDRPVHIPYPVEKLVEKQILHPVPVPTPVAVPVEVQVPVEHQVLYPVPIRTPVPVPVEVEKPVTVEKVVTQQVPYPVPVEKKVPYPVPYETKVPVPYAIEKRVPVHVDRIVEKPVTITRYIEKPVHIQVPVPHPVPVPVHVHHPVHVDRVVEKRVPYPVPVDRVVEKKVPVQVPYPVEKIVEKIVEKPVVVTKYVDKPYPVEKRVPYPVEKIVEKKVPYPVQVPVEVKVPYPVEKPERVPYAFEKPYAIYSYAQGANSQHHPQYLKYSPEQHKSGIPPPHVQNQIQKNQAQQLQAQYAQYYQNLKDKQEKNEQIQSTHWGNLYASSYQHINNTPEGYKIGEFKKSPLLANYINYVTNQNQQSSAYYGPPPMQNYDDQWEKNKNYIVELKLRRTDRQPKSSLRIEYGGFKPPLIPSTEVDLDGMPINKKD; via the exons ATG TGGCGAGTATGGCTGGTCGTCAGTATATCAACAGTAACATGGAGCCAAGAGACACACACT AGAGTGACACAACACGGCGGCACGTTCGAATGGGGTTGGCAGCAGAGGCAGGCGAACAACGGGGACCCGTCTGCCACTGTTGGACACTACTATGTCAAGTTGCCTCAG TCAGAGCAGCAGGTTCGGTACACGGCGGATGGTACGGGCTATCACGGGGCTGTGGCGATCACCACTGGCGATCACCTGCATGGACACTCCCAGAGCTTCGCGCTCGGACCCCGCGCGCTTGAGATACATGCTCAG GCACAAAACCAGCACAATGTCACTCAGCTGCTGCCTCAAGCTGATCAGCCCCGCAACTCACCGGTGGATATCTACCTGCTTCACCAGCAGTTCCCCCCACCGTCACTCGTGAACGAGCAGCTCATTGCCCCGCACCCAAACCTGGTCCAATTCATACCACAACCACCTACCAACTACTACAACCCCAATCCAACGCAAGTAAACTTCAACGTACAAACTCAACACGTTCAAACGAATGAACGAAAGGAAGGCAACTACGAGATACTATACGAAAACGAAAGCTCCACACCTCTTCCGAGAGAGGGAATAAACGAGCAAAAAGTTGATTATTCTAACAATGTAgtacaagtatttaaagatacaaATTGCACGCATGATGAAGATAAAGGCAAAGGTGAAATTAAAGCTAAAACCACGAAGCTTTTCGCACAATCGTCTGCTAGGGAAAGCAAGAACATAAACGGCAATTTCGGAGCTAAGCAAGTTACTCAAAGACCATTAACTTACAGAGGTGCTGTTCATTTCAAAGTAGAACCTCCCAGAGAAAACTCTAGAAGCGAAAGGTATTATTACAATACAGACTCTCCTACCACATCTACAAACGAGAGATACTATTACACCACTGATTCTTCTTCTACTCCTTCTGATGAACAATACTACTATTCTACAATTTCGTCTACACCAAGAACTACTACAGAAGATGAGAGAATTTCTCGATTAGTAGCATCTACTCAGGATTTGATAACCAATGAAGATTTGCTTAAAATAAACCACGCGGCTGAAAAAAGTGTGGGTATTAACACTGACGACGTCCTAAAACCACGTTCTAGGTACAGTTTAAGAGCTCAAGAATCTAGATATAGTCAGACACCCAGAAGTAAAATCACTGTTAAAGCTAAAATAGGCAATATAGTCGACAGTGAGATCGAGCATGTTGAAAATGACAATACAAAAGAACACGTGCTGCAAACAAGTTCAGATCAATACAAATTCGCGTCGCCTATTGTCGTACAAGATTCTCAGTACGAAGATTACAAGGAACAGATTGTCAATAACTTAGTTTCGACAATGGTTCCTTACATAGAAGATGGGTATGAAATCGTCGGAGTCAGAGATGGCAATCAAAGCTACGGTATTATTAATAGCAATAACAATGAACATCAGAATACTGATGAAAACATGGTTAATGTCACCCCAAGACCTTTGGGACAGAAGTATTTGGCTCCAATCACGGTTGCTCTGAGACTGCTGAACGCAAACGATACTGAATCTTTGAACTTCATAGATGATCATGAAACCTCTGATACTGAGCTTTATTCTGAAACTGTAGAAAAACCCCATAATGAGAAAACAGTCGTGGAAATTCAGAAATCTGTTCCTGTATCTATAACTCATATAAACGATGTCGAAGTGCATCAATATTTGGAAGAAGGCAGAAGTAATCAGAAAGGACCGATGGATTATATGAAAACTTTATACAATAAGTACGTCGAGTCTTTAGGAGCAAAGAATACCCAGAGTAATGTTAACGATATTCTTCACAAGTACAATGGCGAGAAAAATTACGAAAACCCTGACAAATATGAGAAAAATCAGGGTTCAGGAGAAAACTTAGATACAAGTGAGAACATACAAAGTGAGGTTCAAGTCAGACCGAATGATTTAGATACTGAAAATGAACGAAAGGAATACATAAGGGATTATTACGATTACGAATCTGACAACCGAAAAATTATTCAACCGATCATAATTGAGAAAGAAGTGCCGGTAACGCAGTTTGTAGATCGATATATAGAAAAACAAGTACCGTACCCCTCACCGGTAGAAGTGCAAGTGCCGGTCGACAGACCCGTTGCTGTTCCGGTACCGTATGAGAAAATAGTCGAACGACCGTACGAAGTGACAAGATACGTCGACAAACCGTACCCTGTGGAGGTACCTAAGCCTTATCCAGTTGAAGTCAAAGTCCCTTATCCAGTAGAGCAAAAGATCTACGTCGATCGGCCTGTCCACATCCCTTATCCAGTGGAGAAGTTGGTGGAGAAACAAATTTTGCATCCAGTCCCTGTACCAACGCCTGTAGCGGTACCCGTAGAGGTCCAAGTACCGGTTGAGCATCAGGTTCTATACCCCGTACCGATTCGAACTCCCGTACCCGTCCCGGTCGAGGTCGAAAAACCCGTTACCGTTGAAAAAGTTGTAACCCAACAAGTACCTTACCCAGTACCGGTTGAGAAAAAGGTACCATATCCAGTACCGTACGAGACTAAAGTACCTGTTCCTTATGCTATAGAAAAAAGAGTACCTGTGCATGTAGACAGAATTGTTGAGAAACCAGTGACTATTACTAGGTATATTGAAAAACCGGTTCATATTCAAGTACCGGTACCACACCCGGTGCCTGTGCCTGTCCACGTTCATCACCCAGTTCACGTAGATAGGGTTGTTGAAAAAAGAGTACCGTACCCGGTACCGGTAGACCGCGTGGTGGAAAAGAAAGTACCGGTGCAAGTTCCGTACCCAGTCGAGAAGATAGTCGAAAAAATCGTCGAAAAACCGGTTGTCGTCACTAAATACGTTGACAAGCCGTACCCTGTCGAGAAGCGAGTGCCTTACCCGGTCGAAAAAATTGTCGAGAAAAAGGTACCATATCCCGTGCAAGTGCCAGTGGAAGTTAAAGTACCTTACCCGGTCGAGAAGCCGGAACGAGTGCCATACGCCTTTGAGAAACCCTACGCGATATACAGTTACGCCCAAGGCGCGAATTCACAACACCACCCGCAATACTTGAAGTACTCCCCGGAACAGCACAAGTCAGGAATCCCTCCACCGCACGTTCAGAATCAAATACAAAAGAACCAGGCACAACAACTACAGGCTCAATACGCTCAATATTATCAGAATCTAAAAGACAAACAGGAGAAAAACGAGCAAATACAATCGACTCATTGGGGAAATCTTTACGCTTCTTCGTATCAGCATATAAACAACACGCCTGAAGGCTATAAGATTGGCGAATTCAAAAAGTCTCCACTCCTAGCGAATTATATCAACTACGTAACCAATCAAAACCAGCAATCTTCTGCATACTACGGCCCCCCTCCAATGCAAAACTATGACGATCAATGGGAGAAGAATAAGAACTATATTGTAGAGCTTAAGCTGCGGAGAACGGATAGACAACCCAAGTCCAGCTTAAGAATAGAGTACGGCGGTTTCAAGCCACCTCTAATACCCAGTACTGAAGTCGACTTGGACGGAAtgcctataaataaaaaagattaa